GCAAACTCAATAATTTTAAAATGGAATAAATTATCCAGCCTTGCCCATTCTTCTAAGTCTTTTTCATTGATTGCTTTTTCTTGTTGTTCGATCAGCCATTCTAAATTCAAGATCTCTTCTTCACTCGTGGTATTTGTTGCAAGCTTGGCAGCTAATCCTTCGAGCATTTCTACCACTTCATAAATTTCACGCAAATCTCTCTCTTCGATCGGTTCTATTTTAAAGCCTTTTCTCGGGATAAGGTTCACAACGCCTTCGGTCTGCAGACGAATTAAAGCTTCTCGAACAGGCGTGCGGCTCATTCCGAGAACCTCTGCTATTTCCCTTTCCAAAATGGTTTTACCCGGCAATAATTTTAAGTTTCTAATGGCTAATCGGAGTATTTGATACGCGCGAAGAGGAAGTTTTCTCTCAGTGACATTCATGATAATCGGTTCCAAGTCTTCCTGAACTTTTTGGATGTTAATCGACGATGCTGTATTTTTCGTAGTTTGATCTTTCATAATTCACCACTTCATCTTTTGTCTTTCTAACCATTATAACAAGTAGGGAAACTAAAAAGAGGGCTCGCCCTCTTTTTAGTGTGCTGAGTATTACACGCTGGCGTACATTTTTGAAATGTGGGCAATAATTGAATCGGTTACTTCCTTCGTTGAATTATTGCCGCCGATATCAGCGGTTAAGATTCCATCTTTTGTCGCAGCCCTAATTGAATCATTGATCAGCTTTGCTTCCTCAGGTAATCCTAAGTGTTCGAGCATTAAAGCGGCACTTCCGATCGTTCCGATAGGATTAGCAATTCCCTGGCCGGCGATATCAGGGGCAGAGCCATGTACGGATTCAAACATACTAGGGAAGCGGCCATCAAGGTGCAGGTTTGCGCTTGGAGCAAGCCCGAGACTTCCTGACAGCGCACTTCCAAGATCAGATAAGATATCTGCATGGAGATTTGAAGCAACGACGACTTCCAAATCTTCAGGATGCAGCACAAAGTTTGCAGCCATTGCATCGACAAGACATTGATCTGTTTCGACTTCCGGGTATTCTTTGCTTACTCTTTGGAACACTTCATCCCATAAGACCATTCCGTATTGCTGGGCATTGCTTTTCGTTACGCTCGTTACTTTCTTTCTATCTCTTGTCAACGCTAACTCAAAGGCATGTCTAATGACTCGCTCACAGCCTTCTTCTGTGAATATGGATGATTGGACGGCGACTTCTTTTCCTGGACCTCTGCCAGTGAAGTTGCGGCCGCCTATCCCTGAGTACTCGCCTTCGGTATTTTCTCTTACCAGTACCCAATTCAGCTTTTCTTTATCAGGATGGTTCAGTTTTCCTTCAATTCCGGGCAGAAATTCAACCGGTCGGATATTAGCCCATTGGTCAAAACCTTGGCAAATCGCAAGGCGAAGTCCCCAGAGACTGATATGGTCGGGGACAGTTGGGTATCCGACAGCCCCAAAGTAAATCGCATCGTGATTTTTTATTTTATTTAAACCATCTTCATGCATCATTTTTCCATGTTCCAGGTAGTATTCACAGCCCCACGGAAAGTAATCGCTTTCAAAAGTGAACGTGTTTGATGTTTGGGAAAGGTGTTCCAGAACTCGAAGTCCTTCGTTAATGACTTCTTTCCCAATCCCATCGCCAGGAATGACTGCTAAGCGAAAATGTTTCATCGTTGATTCCTCCTAAATGGTAAAATTGTTCCTCTATTCAAAATATTAATTAATGTATACGTTATTGTCAACATTTATTTGTTTTTATTGCATTTTACAGATATTTTCGAAAATATATTGACTTTAATGTATACGCAAAGTATGATTCAAATATGAAAGCGTTATCAATAAATGGAGGAAGGAAGGGATAAAAAGAATGTACTTTTATTCATTTTGGGAGCAGTTATGGCGTTGGGATCATAAGTGGAAACAGGACATTAAGAAGACTGCCTCTTTTTTATTCGCGAAAGCCTCATCTAGTGCGACCGCCAGCAAAGTAGTCGATGTCTCCGAACAAAAATTTGAAGATAAGCCTCCGCAGCCAGGGAATTACTCCATCGTGCAAAGGATCGGTTTGCTTCTCGGTCCATTGCTCTATCTTTCTATTATTTTACTTGTTCATCCAGAGGGAATGAGTAATGAAGCGGTCCAGATGCTCGGGCTTATCTGCTGGATTGCTACTTGGTGGGTAACCGAAGCTTTACCTATTCCAGTCACATCCTTACTTCCACTGCTTTTATTCCCTATCACTGGAGTGATGGAGATGGGGGAAGTTTCTTCATCCTACGGAGATCCGCTCATCTTTCTTTTTGCCGGCAGCTTTATGATTGCTCTGACAATGGAGAAATGGAACCTTCATAAACGTATTGCACTCGCGATTATCGCCTTTATCGGAAGCAGTCCGAATATGATCATTTTAGGATTCATGGTAGCTACCGGGTTTTTGTCGATGTGGATTTCCAATACCGCTACAACAATGATGATGGTACCGATCAGCTTAGCGGTGACGAAGCATGTCGCAGATTTGTTAAAGGACACTACAAATGCTGATTTTTCTCCGGGAGACTTTCCTTTCGGTACCGCCATCATGCTTGGAACAGCCTATTCAGCAACAATAGGGGGATTCGGAACACTGATTGGTGCCCCGGCGAACACGATTTTAGCTGCTACCGTTGATCGTTTGTATGGTATAGACATTTCTTTTGCACGGTGGATGTTATTTGGAATTCCTATGGTTGTCGTGCTCATTCCTGTCATGTGGATTTATCTCGTAAAAGTCGCTTACCCGATGGAAATAAAGCATCTTCCCGGAGGAAGAAAAATAATTAAAAAAGAGCTGAAGGAACTCGGGAAGATGAGTTATGAAGAAAAAGTTGTGTTAACGATATTTTCAATTACGGCATTAGCTTGGATTACGAGAAGCCTGGTACTTGAAAATTTCATTCCAGGAATTAATGACACCATCATCGCTTTGTTTGGAGCGTTCGCCTTGTTTCTAATCCCATCTAAAAACAGAAAGGACAGTATCTTAGACTGGAACACCGTGTTAAAACTGCCATGGGGGATATTGTGGCTGTTTGGAGGAGGGCTTGCGCTCGCGGCTGGGATTGTAAGTTCCGGTTTGGATAAATGGATTGGTCATCAACTTGTGAATTTTAGTGAGATTCCTTTTTTTATCATGGTGGGATTAATTATAGCGGTCATAACCCTGTTGACAGAGTTTACTTCGAATACTGCTACCTCAACAATGGTTTATCCCATTGTTGCTGCAGGAGCTGCTGCATTAGGGACTGACCCCATTATACTTATGGTAGCTGCATGCATGGGGGCAACATTTGCATTTATGTTCCCGGTGGCTGCCCCGCCTAATGCCATTGTATTTGCAACAGGCTATATAAAAATGAGTCAAATGGCGAAGACAGGCATTTGGTTAAATCTTTGCAGTATCGTCTTTTCAGTCATTATTGTTTACTTCTTTGTCCCGCTGATATTTGGAGGATTATTAAACTGAAAAATGGACGTGCCAACTACACTATAGCTGAAACGAAAACCACGAGGGATTTCCATTCCTGCGTGGTTTTCGTTTCGTTTGAAAAAATAGATTGGTGGGAGTACGAGCTTTCGATTTAATCTCCTAGGAAAATGGAGCTCCGCACAAATAAAATGGTCTGTTAAACTGGAATGTAGGAAGAGTTGCAGTCAGTTTCATAGCTGCATCTACTGCTGCAGAATGTGTAAGCAGCTTACGGGAAACGGTTGCTTCTGCTTATTGAAGATATACATCCATTCTTTGTTGTAAACCTGCCGCCACTTCTTCCGGCACTTCCCTGACCTTAATATCCTCTCCAAGAAAAAGCAGCCAATTTGTCATTTCGGCCAATTCTTCTGGATGATGCACATTCATATAGGCCTTTAGCACAGCTGTTGTTTGATAAGGGTTCGTATAGGATATTGAAGCTTTGATGGGGTGGTACTTCTTGAACTGGGTAATCGCTTTTGGCCCAAGTTCAAGGACGAGGTTGCTCCCTTCTTCCTGCTTGTTTAGTTTTGCTGTTATTTGGCTTTTATTTAATCGCTTTTTTTCCAGGTATGGCTCAACATCGACAAGATGGTTGACAGGGATCACCTGCTTCTTTTCCTCCTTTAAGTCAAACCCTTCAATCAGCCAGAAACTTTTTTCATTATAAAGGTGCAGGAGATAAATGGGATAAGACTTTATGATCTGTTCTTCTTTAATAGTTATCCATAAATAGCTGTCTGAAAGAAGCATTTGGATGAGTTTCTCCAACATCGGATGGGGGAGATCGGCTAGATCGAGAAGATCAGGGTTGTGGGGATTGGTCCCGGTAAAAAGCAAAATTTGATTTAAAAGCACGAGGTCATCCTGCTGGTTTTCTGAGATCAGGCCAAGTAATTTTTCCGCTAAAGACTGACGACTTTTTAAATAAGGAAGCTGCTGGTTTCTTGTCGCCATAAAGGCTATAAAAAGAGCTTTAACCTCGCTGTCTGTAAACTGGACGTCAGGGAGGAGAGAGTTGGGCATAACGAAATAACCGCCGTCCCTTCCAACTTCAGCGACAAGGGGCATTCCCATGGATTCAATCTCTTTAATATCTCTAATCGCGGTCGATCGCGAGATGTTAAATTCCTGCATGATTTCAGAAATGGTAAAGTGCGCCCGGTTGTTGATATAACGCATAATGATATTGATTCGTTCAACTTTTTTCATGACGACTCCTAAACAGTATCATTTTTTGACATGGTTTAAGGATATGATATACCTAACAAATGATAAAGACAATCATTTGAAAAAAGTAGAAGGAAGGTTTTAGAAATGGCCAATTATACGCTTGAAGAAAAAGACAGCTTTACTGTAGTCGGTTTAGGCACTGAGCTTAAGAGCGATTACAGAGACTTTGCCGGCATAAACAAAGAAAAGGAAGAGTTCTGGCGGGAAGTCAGTGAAGATGGCAGATTGGACACTTTACAATCCCTGGCCTCCAATGACTACATTTTTGCCGTGAACGAAGCGGTAAATAACAAGATGATGCATTATGCTGGTGTGATGACAGAAGCGCAAGCACCAGAAGAAGCGCGGGTGATTCAATTTCCTAAAGGGCAATACCTTGTTGTGAAAGGGGAAGACAAAACGGCTGATGAACTGAATGTAAAGCTTACGGGCATGGCTTTTGGCGAAGCCTTACCAGAAGCAACGGATGTAGCTTACGTTGGCGGCCCTAATACAACGGTTGAAATGGGGCAGCGGGACGGCGTCGTTTATGGAGAAATGTGGATTCCTGTTGTTCGCAAGTAAGGAGATCAAGGAGAGACGATTCGGGGCTTCTTTTTTGTCATAAAAATAGTAAACAATGCAAATGTCTTCAGCCATTCATCTATAAAAAAAGCTGAAAGCAGGTCGGTAATCCATTTGATCGCCTGACCTGCTTATTTATAGGGCAAGTTAAAAGAAAGTGCTGAGTGTAATTAGGATACCTTACCTTGTTTAATCGTTGGAATACGATTAAAATAAAGAACTGAAGTTTCAAGGTAAGGAAGGAGAGAACAGATGAAGAAAAAAATTGCCGCATTAGTGTTTACAGGACTTCTTTGTGTAAGTGCAGCCTCCACTGTCTCTGCAAATGATTTTAAAACAGGGAAAGCAGGTTATGATTTGAGCTGTAACCTATGGAACGCCAATCACGAGGATAAGATTTGCGTCGGAGATGACAAGTCCTGGTGGGAAAATTTATTTGGAATTTAAGGTAAAGGCTTTGATCTGCATAGCATCCTTGAATGTTGATTCAACCGAGATTTACATAGGTTAAAAGACTGTTCATTTTTTAGTCTGAAGCAGGTGCCATTTATTCACATGATAAAGTGTACCTGCTTTATTTATGCTGATGGAGACCATCCATTTGAAAACAGATGAGTTCATATATCGCAGTTAACATACTGTCATTTTTTTAAGAGAAGAGCTGAAGATAAATGGTACTAACAAAAAACTCAATCATTCCTGCGTTCACCGTGGCATTGGTTGTGTTCCTGATAGTTGTTTCCCCTATACTTCCATTTAGTAAAGGGTTACTTTCTGTTTTTGTCCTTACATTATTGATCCCTACAGCAAGAAAAATCATGTTCGATCATGGAAAAACCAAAGCTGCTTTTTATACGGCCCTTATTTTCTCCATTGGATTTAGTGGAGTGGCGGTTTTGCAAGATATCCATTCGTTTGATCTTACCTATGTTGTAGAATTTCTTCTCGTATTTTTCGTGACTTGCCTCGGCGTTTTTTGTTACGGATTACCGGTTTCTATTATTGCAGAGCTCGTCTCCAGCAGATTTCCTGCTTCACGTAAAGGGGTGTCTGCTATGATCTATGTTGGCTTTGGACTTTGTACAGCGATTTTTGGTTTGTTCGATGGTCTGGACTTTAGAGTTTTCATTTTTTCCACGATTTGTGCCGTCCTATTCTTCTTCATGGATGAATGGAATAGAAGAAAAAAGAGTACGCTCCCCCGTCTTCCTCAGCCCAGCTGATGCTGAGGAATTCTATTCTATGACAGCATAGCAGCCTTACAAACCAATAATCTTTTCAAAAAATTCCAATCTATGTTTATTTATGCCTTTCGAGGGTACTGGTTGAACAAGCCTGCTATAGGAGGCAGTTCATGAGTCACTTGATTTCTT
This Halobacillus salinarum DNA region includes the following protein-coding sequences:
- a CDS encoding tartrate dehydrogenase translates to MKHFRLAVIPGDGIGKEVINEGLRVLEHLSQTSNTFTFESDYFPWGCEYYLEHGKMMHEDGLNKIKNHDAIYFGAVGYPTVPDHISLWGLRLAICQGFDQWANIRPVEFLPGIEGKLNHPDKEKLNWVLVRENTEGEYSGIGGRNFTGRGPGKEVAVQSSIFTEEGCERVIRHAFELALTRDRKKVTSVTKSNAQQYGMVLWDEVFQRVSKEYPEVETDQCLVDAMAANFVLHPEDLEVVVASNLHADILSDLGSALSGSLGLAPSANLHLDGRFPSMFESVHGSAPDIAGQGIANPIGTIGSAALMLEHLGLPEEAKLINDSIRAATKDGILTADIGGNNSTKEVTDSIIAHISKMYASV
- a CDS encoding GyrI-like domain-containing protein; translated protein: MANYTLEEKDSFTVVGLGTELKSDYRDFAGINKEKEEFWREVSEDGRLDTLQSLASNDYIFAVNEAVNNKMMHYAGVMTEAQAPEEARVIQFPKGQYLVVKGEDKTADELNVKLTGMAFGEALPEATDVAYVGGPNTTVEMGQRDGVVYGEMWIPVVRK
- a CDS encoding SLC13 family permease, translated to MYFYSFWEQLWRWDHKWKQDIKKTASFLFAKASSSATASKVVDVSEQKFEDKPPQPGNYSIVQRIGLLLGPLLYLSIILLVHPEGMSNEAVQMLGLICWIATWWVTEALPIPVTSLLPLLLFPITGVMEMGEVSSSYGDPLIFLFAGSFMIALTMEKWNLHKRIALAIIAFIGSSPNMIILGFMVATGFLSMWISNTATTMMMVPISLAVTKHVADLLKDTTNADFSPGDFPFGTAIMLGTAYSATIGGFGTLIGAPANTILAATVDRLYGIDISFARWMLFGIPMVVVLIPVMWIYLVKVAYPMEIKHLPGGRKIIKKELKELGKMSYEEKVVLTIFSITALAWITRSLVLENFIPGINDTIIALFGAFALFLIPSKNRKDSILDWNTVLKLPWGILWLFGGGLALAAGIVSSGLDKWIGHQLVNFSEIPFFIMVGLIIAVITLLTEFTSNTATSTMVYPIVAAGAAALGTDPIILMVAACMGATFAFMFPVAAPPNAIVFATGYIKMSQMAKTGIWLNLCSIVFSVIIVYFFVPLIFGGLLN
- a CDS encoding GntR family transcriptional regulator, yielding MKDQTTKNTASSINIQKVQEDLEPIIMNVTERKLPLRAYQILRLAIRNLKLLPGKTILEREIAEVLGMSRTPVREALIRLQTEGVVNLIPRKGFKIEPIEERDLREIYEVVEMLEGLAAKLATNTTSEEEILNLEWLIEQQEKAINEKDLEEWARLDNLFHFKIIEFAENKRLSNVIEVHADQLYRARLLTINKRPLPFQSIVEHRAIVACMRARNGDAAQASMQSHRKRARTEILTALQDQYE
- a CDS encoding helix-turn-helix transcriptional regulator, with amino-acid sequence MKKVERINIIMRYINNRAHFTISEIMQEFNISRSTAIRDIKEIESMGMPLVAEVGRDGGYFVMPNSLLPDVQFTDSEVKALFIAFMATRNQQLPYLKSRQSLAEKLLGLISENQQDDLVLLNQILLFTGTNPHNPDLLDLADLPHPMLEKLIQMLLSDSYLWITIKEEQIIKSYPIYLLHLYNEKSFWLIEGFDLKEEKKQVIPVNHLVDVEPYLEKKRLNKSQITAKLNKQEEGSNLVLELGPKAITQFKKYHPIKASISYTNPYQTTAVLKAYMNVHHPEELAEMTNWLLFLGEDIKVREVPEEVAAGLQQRMDVYLQ